A genomic stretch from Halopiger aswanensis includes:
- a CDS encoding DUF6276 family protein: protein MVHSQSQSCPECRTSMLCVSVPDEYRDYAPDEARTVAFCPHCLTLESVATARAEEPNADEYDPDFRRVSDAFPTEPERAIPLALALGLCSSLATNRSAIESLLRAVERAGTDPLLVIDRLVADPEVEPAIDLERRQHQLEQLLY from the coding sequence ATGGTCCATTCACAATCTCAGTCCTGTCCCGAGTGTCGGACGTCGATGCTTTGCGTTTCGGTTCCCGACGAGTACCGAGACTACGCACCCGATGAAGCCCGAACCGTCGCGTTCTGTCCGCACTGTCTTACGCTCGAGTCCGTTGCTACCGCGAGAGCGGAAGAACCGAACGCGGATGAGTACGACCCCGACTTCCGCCGTGTCAGCGATGCGTTCCCAACTGAACCCGAGCGAGCGATCCCGCTGGCTCTCGCGCTCGGGTTGTGTTCGTCACTAGCGACGAACCGCTCGGCGATCGAGTCGCTGCTCCGCGCGGTCGAACGCGCCGGGACGGATCCGCTTCTCGTGATCGACCGCCTTGTTGCCGATCCCGAAGTCGAGCCAGCGATCGATCTCGAGCGGCGCCAGCACCAACTCGAGCAACTGCTGTACTGA
- a CDS encoding V-type ATP synthase subunit D — protein sequence MAKDVKPTRKNLMEIEDRIELSERGHGTLEKKRDGLIMEFMDILDKAQDVRGDLADDYEQAQKKINMARAMEGDVAVRGAAAALQEHPEITTESKNIMGVVVPQIESSRVSKSLDERGYGIMGSSARIDEAAEAYEDLLESIILAAEVETAMKKMLREIETAKRRVNALEFKLLPELYDSQEYIEQKLEEQEREETFRLKKIKEKKEAEEKEEQRKEAEEAEAKEAEEEQDELEDVQPDTAAQSPAANQ from the coding sequence ATGGCCAAGGACGTCAAGCCCACCCGCAAGAACCTGATGGAGATCGAGGACCGCATCGAACTCTCCGAGCGGGGGCACGGCACACTCGAGAAGAAACGGGACGGGCTGATCATGGAGTTCATGGACATCCTGGACAAGGCCCAGGACGTCCGCGGTGATCTGGCCGACGACTACGAACAGGCCCAGAAGAAGATCAACATGGCACGGGCCATGGAGGGCGACGTCGCGGTTCGCGGGGCCGCCGCCGCGCTGCAGGAACACCCCGAGATCACCACCGAGTCCAAGAACATCATGGGCGTCGTCGTCCCGCAGATCGAATCCTCCCGCGTCTCCAAGAGTCTCGACGAGCGCGGCTACGGGATCATGGGCTCGTCGGCCCGCATCGACGAGGCCGCCGAAGCCTACGAGGACCTCCTCGAGAGCATCATTCTCGCCGCCGAGGTCGAGACGGCGATGAAAAAGATGCTCCGCGAGATCGAGACGGCCAAGCGCCGCGTCAACGCGCTGGAGTTCAAGCTCCTGCCCGAACTCTACGACAGCCAGGAGTACATCGAGCAGAAACTCGAGGAGCAAGAGCGCGAGGAGACCTTCCGCCTGAAGAAGATCAAGGAGAAGAAGGAAGCCGAGGAGAAAGAAGAACAGCGTAAGGAAGCCGAGGAAGCTGAGGCGAAGGAAGCCGAAGAAGAACAGGACGAACTCGAGGACGTCCAGCCCGATACCGCCGCGCAGTCGCCTGCGGCGAACCAGTAA
- a CDS encoding zinc ribbon domain-containing protein — protein sequence MKDDERGCPKCGHTETEMDEIATTGSGLSKMFDIQNRKFMVVSCTNCGYSELYRGQTSGNMVDLFLG from the coding sequence ATGAAAGACGACGAGCGCGGCTGTCCGAAGTGTGGGCACACGGAGACCGAAATGGACGAGATCGCAACGACCGGCTCCGGTCTCTCGAAGATGTTCGACATCCAGAACCGCAAGTTCATGGTCGTCAGCTGTACGAACTGCGGCTACTCCGAGCTGTATCGCGGCCAGACCTCGGGGAATATGGTCGACCTTTTCCTGGGCTGA
- a CDS encoding ATP synthase subunit B — MKEYQTITEISGPLVFAEVDEPVGYDEIVEIETPQGETLRGQVLESSEGIVSIQVFEGTGGIDRNASVRFLGETMKMPVTEDLLGRVLDGSGNPIDGGPEIVPDKRQDIVGKAINPYSREYPEEFIQTGVSAIDGMNTLVRGQKLPIFSGSGLPHNELALQIARQATVPEEEGEGGSEFAVIFGAMGITQEEANEFMDDFERTGALERSVVFMNLADDPAVERQVTPRLALTTAEYLAFEKDYHVLVILTDMTNYCEALREIGAAREEVPGRRGYPGYMYTDLAQLYERAGRIEGKDGSVTQIPILTMPGDDDTHPIPDLTGYITEGQIVMDRDLNSQGIEPPINVLPSLSRLMDDGIGEGLTREDHGDVSDQMYAAYAEGEDLRDLVNIVGREALSERDNKFLDFADRFEEEFVQQGYDTNRSIEDTLELGWDLLSDLPKAELNRIDEELIEEHYREDETEAAEVTAD; from the coding sequence ATGAAAGAATATCAAACGATCACGGAAATCAGCGGTCCGCTGGTGTTCGCCGAGGTCGACGAGCCCGTCGGGTACGACGAGATCGTCGAGATCGAAACGCCGCAGGGTGAGACCCTGCGCGGACAGGTACTGGAATCGAGCGAGGGCATCGTCTCGATCCAGGTGTTCGAGGGGACCGGCGGCATCGACCGCAACGCCTCCGTGCGCTTCCTGGGCGAGACGATGAAGATGCCCGTCACCGAGGATCTGCTCGGGCGGGTGCTCGACGGCTCCGGGAACCCGATCGACGGCGGCCCGGAGATCGTCCCGGACAAGCGACAGGACATCGTCGGGAAGGCGATCAACCCCTACTCGCGGGAGTATCCGGAGGAGTTCATCCAGACCGGCGTCTCCGCCATCGACGGCATGAACACGCTGGTTCGCGGCCAGAAGCTGCCGATCTTCTCCGGCTCCGGCCTGCCCCACAACGAACTCGCGCTCCAGATCGCGCGACAGGCGACCGTGCCGGAAGAAGAGGGCGAAGGCGGCTCGGAGTTCGCCGTCATCTTCGGCGCGATGGGCATTACTCAGGAAGAGGCAAACGAGTTCATGGACGACTTCGAGCGCACGGGCGCACTCGAGCGGTCGGTCGTCTTCATGAACCTCGCGGACGACCCGGCCGTCGAGCGCCAGGTCACGCCGCGACTCGCGCTCACCACGGCCGAGTACCTGGCCTTCGAGAAGGACTACCACGTGCTGGTCATCCTCACGGACATGACCAACTACTGTGAGGCGCTCCGTGAGATCGGTGCCGCACGCGAGGAGGTCCCGGGTCGCCGTGGCTACCCCGGGTACATGTACACCGACCTGGCCCAGCTCTACGAGCGCGCCGGTCGTATCGAGGGCAAGGACGGATCAGTCACGCAGATTCCGATCCTGACGATGCCCGGCGACGACGACACCCACCCGATTCCGGACCTGACCGGCTACATTACCGAGGGCCAGATCGTGATGGATCGGGACCTAAACAGCCAGGGTATCGAGCCGCCGATCAACGTCCTGCCCAGCCTGTCCCGGCTGATGGACGACGGTATCGGCGAGGGCCTGACCCGCGAGGACCACGGCGACGTCTCCGACCAGATGTACGCCGCGTACGCGGAGGGTGAGGACCTGCGCGACCTCGTGAACATCGTCGGTCGCGAAGCCCTCTCCGAGCGGGACAACAAGTTCCTCGACTTCGCCGACCGCTTCGAGGAAGAGTTCGTCCAGCAGGGGTACGACACCAACCGCTCGATCGAGGACACCCTCGAGCTCGGCTGGGACCTGCTGTCGGATCTCCCGAAGGCGGAACTCAACCGTATCGACGAGGAACTCATCGAGGAGCACTACCGCGAGGACGAAACCGAAGCGGCCGAAGTGACGGCCGACTGA
- a CDS encoding ATP synthase subunit A, giving the protein MSQAEDIESVDEDGVIESVSGPVVTATDLDARMNDVVYVGDEGLMGEVIEIEGNLTTIQVYEETSGVGPGEPVENTGEPLSVDLGPGMMDSIYDGVQRPLDVLEDKMGTAFLDRGVDAPGIDLEKEWEFTPEVEEGDEVEPGDVVGIVPETVTIDHKVMVPPDYEGGEVTSVESGEFTVEETVVELDNGEEIQMRQEWPVREARPAGDKETPTEPLVTGQRVQDGLFPLAKGGTAAIPGPFGSGKTVTQQQLAKWSDADIVVYIGCGERGNEMTEVIEDFPELPDPQTGNPLMARTCLIANTSNMPVAARESCIYTGITIAEYYRDMGYDVALMADSTSRWAEAMREISSRLEEMPGEEGYPAYLAAALSEFYERAGKFQLLGGGEGSISVVGAVSPPGGDFSEPVTQNTLRIVKTFWALDADLAERRHFPSINWNESYSLYKDQLDPWWESNVADDWAEVRQWAVDVLDEEDELQEIVQLVGKDALPEDQQLTLEVARYLREAWLQQNALHDVDTYCEPEKTYRMLQAIKTFNDEAFEALDAGVPVDEIQDVDAAPRLNRMGTAEDWEDFIDEIEADLKEQLRALY; this is encoded by the coding sequence ATGAGCCAGGCAGAAGACATCGAATCCGTCGACGAAGACGGTGTAATCGAAAGCGTGAGCGGTCCGGTTGTGACCGCCACGGACCTCGACGCCCGGATGAACGACGTCGTCTACGTCGGCGACGAAGGGCTGATGGGCGAGGTCATCGAGATCGAAGGGAACCTGACCACGATTCAGGTCTACGAGGAAACGTCCGGCGTCGGCCCGGGCGAACCCGTCGAGAACACGGGCGAGCCCCTTTCCGTCGACCTCGGACCGGGCATGATGGACTCCATCTACGACGGTGTCCAGCGCCCGCTCGACGTCCTCGAGGACAAGATGGGGACCGCGTTCCTCGACCGCGGGGTCGACGCCCCCGGTATCGACCTCGAGAAGGAGTGGGAGTTCACCCCCGAAGTCGAGGAAGGTGACGAGGTCGAACCCGGTGACGTCGTCGGGATCGTTCCCGAGACCGTCACGATCGACCACAAGGTCATGGTGCCGCCGGACTACGAGGGCGGCGAAGTGACGTCGGTCGAGAGCGGCGAGTTCACCGTCGAGGAGACGGTCGTCGAACTCGACAACGGCGAGGAGATCCAGATGCGCCAGGAGTGGCCGGTCCGTGAGGCCCGCCCCGCCGGCGACAAGGAGACGCCGACCGAGCCCCTCGTGACCGGGCAGCGCGTCCAGGACGGGCTGTTCCCGCTCGCGAAGGGCGGAACGGCCGCCATTCCGGGTCCGTTCGGGTCCGGAAAGACCGTCACCCAGCAGCAACTCGCCAAGTGGTCCGACGCGGACATCGTCGTCTACATCGGCTGTGGCGAGCGCGGCAACGAGATGACCGAGGTCATCGAGGACTTCCCGGAACTGCCGGACCCCCAGACCGGGAACCCGCTGATGGCCCGGACCTGCCTCATCGCCAACACGTCGAACATGCCCGTCGCAGCCCGCGAATCCTGCATTTACACGGGCATCACGATCGCGGAGTACTACCGCGACATGGGCTACGACGTCGCGCTGATGGCCGACTCCACCTCACGGTGGGCCGAGGCCATGCGCGAAATCTCCTCCCGACTCGAGGAGATGCCCGGCGAGGAGGGGTACCCCGCGTACCTCGCGGCTGCGCTCTCGGAGTTCTACGAGCGCGCCGGCAAGTTCCAGCTGCTGGGCGGCGGCGAAGGCTCGATTTCGGTCGTCGGCGCGGTCTCGCCGCCGGGCGGCGACTTCTCCGAGCCGGTCACCCAGAACACGCTGCGTATCGTCAAGACGTTCTGGGCGCTGGACGCCGACCTCGCGGAGCGTCGGCACTTCCCCTCGATCAACTGGAACGAGTCCTACTCGCTGTACAAGGACCAGCTCGACCCGTGGTGGGAGTCGAACGTCGCGGACGACTGGGCCGAGGTTCGCCAGTGGGCCGTCGACGTGTTAGACGAGGAGGACGAACTGCAGGAGATCGTCCAGCTCGTCGGGAAGGACGCCCTGCCGGAGGACCAGCAGCTCACGCTCGAGGTCGCTCGCTACCTGCGTGAGGCCTGGCTCCAGCAGAACGCCTTACACGACGTCGACACCTACTGTGAACCGGAGAAGACCTACCGGATGCTCCAGGCCATCAAGACGTTCAACGACGAGGCCTTCGAGGCGCTTGACGCTGGCGTCCCGGTCGACGAGATTCAGGACGTCGACGCCGCGCCGCGGCTCAACCGGATGGGTACTGCCGAGGACTGGGAGGACTTCATCGACGAGATCGAAGCGGATCTCAAGGAACAACTGCGAGCACTGTACTAA
- a CDS encoding V-type ATP synthase subunit F: MSQEIAVVGSPEFTTGFRLAGVRRFENVPDDEKGTDLDDAVTDVLNDDDVGIVVMHDDDLEYLSRGVRQNVETSVEPVVVTIGSGTGGGGLRDQIKRAIGIDLMEEDEES; this comes from the coding sequence ATGAGCCAGGAAATCGCAGTCGTCGGCAGTCCGGAGTTTACGACCGGCTTCCGCCTCGCGGGAGTCCGTCGCTTCGAGAACGTGCCGGACGACGAGAAAGGCACAGACTTAGACGACGCCGTCACGGACGTTCTGAACGATGACGACGTCGGCATCGTCGTCATGCACGACGACGACCTCGAGTACCTCTCTCGAGGCGTTCGCCAGAACGTCGAGACGAGCGTCGAACCGGTCGTCGTCACCATCGGGAGCGGCACCGGTGGCGGCGGACTGCGCGACCAGATCAAGCGTGCGATCGGTATCGACCTGATGGAAGAGGACGAAGAGAGCTAA
- a CDS encoding V-type ATP synthase subunit C, translating to MSLGASNTEYVNARVRSRRAKLFDDEDYRKLVRMGPSEIARFMEESEYEREINELGARFSGVDLIEYALNRNLAKHFQDLLDWAEGRLYDLISRYLRKFDVWNVKTIIRGIYTDTPAEEIQTDLIRAGELDDAMLDRLLEVDEIEDVVELLSDTIYYEPLSAGLEEFEETGTLVPLENALDREFYEHLLDDLGRPEEGPEAKYVEFLEAEIDFRNARNALRLARSGADLDPAAYYIAGGVLFDESELSRLVADYDELVDHIDDSRYGDRLSGALDRLRDADSLIQFEHALDAALLEYADTLSSIYPVSVSAVLSYILAKEREVENIRAIARGREVGLEESEIEEELVIL from the coding sequence ATGAGCCTCGGTGCCTCGAACACGGAGTACGTCAACGCTCGCGTTCGGTCGCGACGAGCCAAGCTGTTCGACGACGAGGATTACCGCAAGCTGGTCCGAATGGGGCCGAGCGAGATCGCTCGGTTCATGGAGGAGTCGGAGTACGAACGTGAGATCAACGAGCTCGGGGCACGCTTTTCGGGAGTCGATCTGATCGAGTACGCGTTGAACCGCAACCTCGCGAAGCACTTCCAGGACCTGCTGGACTGGGCGGAGGGACGGCTCTACGACCTGATCAGCCGGTACCTCCGGAAGTTCGACGTCTGGAACGTCAAGACGATCATCCGCGGGATCTACACCGACACGCCCGCGGAGGAGATCCAGACGGACCTCATCCGTGCCGGCGAACTCGACGACGCGATGCTCGATCGACTGCTCGAGGTCGACGAGATCGAAGACGTCGTCGAACTCCTCTCGGACACCATCTACTACGAGCCGCTCTCGGCGGGGCTCGAGGAGTTCGAGGAGACCGGCACACTCGTCCCGCTCGAGAACGCCTTAGACCGGGAGTTCTACGAGCACCTGCTCGACGACCTCGGTCGTCCCGAGGAGGGGCCGGAAGCGAAGTACGTCGAGTTTCTGGAAGCCGAGATCGACTTCCGCAACGCCCGCAACGCCCTGCGGCTCGCACGCAGCGGCGCCGACCTCGATCCTGCGGCCTACTACATCGCAGGCGGCGTGTTGTTCGACGAATCGGAGCTGAGTCGGCTCGTCGCCGACTACGACGAACTCGTCGACCACATCGACGACAGTCGGTACGGCGATCGACTCTCGGGTGCACTCGATCGGCTGCGCGACGCTGACAGCCTTATCCAGTTCGAGCACGCACTAGACGCTGCGTTGCTCGAGTACGCGGACACCCTCTCGAGCATCTACCCGGTGTCGGTGTCGGCCGTGCTGTCGTACATCCTCGCCAAGGAGCGCGAGGTCGAGAACATCCGCGCGATCGCGCGGGGCCGCGAGGTCGGACTCGAGGAAAGCGAGATCGAGGAGGAACTGGTGATCCTATGA
- a CDS encoding V-type ATP synthase subunit E: MSLDTVVEDIREEAHARAEEIRAEGESRADEIESAAEADAEATLEEAEREVDREIDQLREQRLSSAKLEAKQKRLEARRDVLGEVREQVEEELASLDGDSREELTRDLLEAAGTEFDAGDDVNVYGREDDQELIESILEDYDGYEYAGEYDCLGGVVVESDQSRVRVNNTFDSVLEDVWEDNLQEISNRLFEQ, from the coding sequence ATGAGTTTGGACACAGTCGTTGAAGACATTCGGGAAGAGGCCCACGCGCGTGCGGAGGAAATCCGTGCCGAGGGCGAGTCTCGAGCCGACGAGATCGAGTCGGCCGCCGAGGCGGACGCCGAGGCGACCCTCGAGGAGGCCGAGCGGGAGGTCGACCGCGAGATCGACCAACTGCGCGAACAGCGCCTCTCCAGCGCGAAGCTGGAGGCGAAACAGAAGCGCCTGGAGGCGCGCCGAGACGTCCTCGGCGAGGTCCGCGAGCAGGTCGAGGAGGAACTCGCCTCGCTCGACGGAGACTCCCGTGAGGAGCTCACTCGCGACCTGCTCGAGGCCGCCGGTACCGAGTTCGACGCGGGCGACGACGTCAACGTCTACGGTCGCGAGGACGACCAGGAACTGATCGAGTCGATCCTCGAGGACTACGACGGCTACGAGTACGCCGGCGAGTACGACTGCCTCGGCGGCGTCGTCGTCGAGAGCGACCAGTCCCGCGTCCGGGTCAACAACACCTTCGACTCGGTGCTCGAGGACGTCTGGGAAGATAACCTCCAGGAGATCAGCAACCGACTCTTCGAACAATGA
- a CDS encoding V-type ATP synthase subunit I encodes MSKVSVAGSKGVMPTVIETIHELNLVHLSDYDGSWEGFDNGNPIEGADDASEKLVTVRALESTLDLSESEDVEPQRGRLAEDWENRLEEIRTRVNELDDQRSDVRDDLRQVEERIDRVAPFAELGIDLDLLSGYETIDVVVGEGRVAAIEEALEASDEIRAYETFTGGDVVAVAAAPTEDAGANPIDDALVGVEFTRHEVPDTEKSPSAYVDELESRKADLESRLEEIDAELAEIRLDEGPFLLQAENELSIEVQRAEAPLQFATTDRAFVAEGWIPTDEYDRLGSALRDAVGDSVEIEELERADYDRHGAHSHTEEVQKGAPAAEAEDDEPSPEADEEPQKAVTDGGSAVTMGDEPPTVQNNPGPAKPFEVLVQAVNRPKYSELDPTIFLFLTFPAFFGFMIGDVGYGILYVAIGAYMATQFDSKGITSLGGVAIWAGVFTILFGIIYGEIFGLHILGEVLFHDLLHSELLPLNKGLEPAAADFALGWMVVSVLAGIVHLNIGYILDFYENLSHGVKDAVFHSGSWLLMLNGIWIWIFSRQAAGTKPGFLFETFASDGPFPIGFTGFPEWVLVTIPLGFADFPLSAPLLVFFIGFALLIISEPIEAVEFIDVIVNVFSYTRMGAVLLAKAGMAFVVNLLFFGGYEDPEGAFHFLRNHEPSYVAEHYGEGAEVIFGGLMHSGTAGLLGGLVILVVGHLVVLALGVTSAGLQAVRLEYVEFFNKFYDGGGEKYEPFGHDRTYSED; translated from the coding sequence ATGAGCAAGGTCTCGGTGGCCGGTTCCAAGGGCGTCATGCCCACGGTCATCGAGACGATCCACGAGCTGAACCTCGTCCACCTCTCGGACTACGACGGCTCCTGGGAGGGCTTCGACAACGGCAACCCGATCGAAGGGGCTGACGACGCCTCCGAGAAGCTGGTGACCGTTCGCGCCCTCGAGAGCACGCTTGACCTGTCCGAGTCCGAGGACGTCGAACCCCAACGGGGACGGCTCGCGGAGGACTGGGAGAACCGGCTCGAAGAGATCCGCACGCGGGTCAACGAGCTCGACGACCAGCGCAGCGACGTGCGCGACGACCTGCGGCAGGTCGAGGAGCGGATCGACCGCGTCGCACCCTTTGCGGAGCTGGGCATCGACCTCGACCTGCTGTCGGGGTACGAGACGATCGACGTCGTCGTCGGCGAAGGACGCGTCGCCGCCATCGAAGAGGCCCTGGAAGCGTCCGACGAGATCCGCGCGTACGAGACGTTCACCGGCGGCGACGTCGTCGCCGTCGCGGCCGCGCCGACCGAGGACGCCGGCGCGAATCCGATCGACGACGCACTCGTCGGTGTCGAGTTCACCCGTCACGAGGTGCCCGATACCGAGAAGAGCCCGTCGGCCTACGTCGACGAACTCGAGTCGCGCAAGGCCGACCTCGAGTCGCGTCTCGAGGAGATCGACGCCGAACTCGCAGAAATTCGCCTCGATGAGGGGCCGTTCCTCCTGCAAGCGGAGAACGAACTGTCGATCGAGGTCCAGCGCGCGGAGGCGCCGCTGCAGTTCGCGACGACGGACCGCGCGTTCGTCGCCGAGGGCTGGATTCCGACCGACGAGTACGACCGACTTGGCTCCGCGCTGCGGGACGCAGTCGGCGACAGCGTCGAGATCGAGGAGTTAGAGCGCGCCGACTACGACCGTCACGGTGCCCACTCCCACACGGAGGAAGTCCAGAAGGGCGCACCCGCCGCCGAAGCCGAGGACGACGAGCCGTCCCCCGAGGCGGACGAGGAGCCCCAGAAGGCCGTCACCGACGGCGGTTCCGCGGTGACGATGGGCGACGAACCGCCGACGGTCCAGAACAACCCCGGACCGGCCAAGCCGTTCGAGGTGCTGGTCCAGGCGGTCAACCGGCCGAAGTACAGCGAACTCGATCCGACGATCTTCCTGTTCCTGACGTTCCCGGCGTTCTTCGGGTTCATGATCGGGGACGTCGGCTACGGGATCCTGTACGTCGCCATCGGCGCGTACATGGCCACCCAGTTCGACAGCAAGGGCATCACCAGCCTCGGCGGCGTCGCCATCTGGGCCGGGGTGTTCACGATCCTGTTCGGGATCATCTACGGCGAGATCTTCGGACTGCACATCCTCGGCGAAGTGCTGTTCCACGACCTGCTGCACAGCGAGCTCCTGCCCCTCAACAAGGGTCTCGAGCCGGCGGCAGCTGACTTCGCACTCGGCTGGATGGTCGTGAGCGTGCTCGCCGGGATCGTCCACCTGAACATCGGGTACATCCTGGACTTCTACGAGAACCTCAGCCACGGCGTCAAGGACGCCGTCTTCCACAGCGGCTCGTGGCTCCTGATGCTCAACGGCATCTGGATCTGGATCTTCTCGCGGCAGGCAGCGGGCACGAAGCCCGGCTTCCTGTTCGAGACGTTCGCGAGCGATGGTCCGTTCCCCATCGGGTTCACTGGCTTCCCGGAGTGGGTACTCGTGACGATTCCGCTTGGATTCGCCGACTTCCCGCTCTCGGCGCCGTTGCTCGTCTTCTTCATCGGGTTCGCGCTGCTGATCATCAGCGAACCGATCGAAGCAGTCGAGTTCATCGACGTCATCGTCAACGTCTTCTCGTACACCCGAATGGGCGCAGTGTTGCTCGCGAAGGCCGGCATGGCCTTCGTGGTCAACCTGCTGTTCTTCGGCGGGTACGAGGACCCTGAGGGCGCATTCCACTTCCTGCGGAACCACGAACCGAGCTACGTCGCCGAACACTACGGCGAAGGCGCCGAGGTCATCTTCGGCGGCCTCATGCACTCGGGGACCGCAGGGCTGCTCGGCGGCCTCGTCATTCTAGTCGTCGGACACCTCGTCGTGTTAGCGCTTGGCGTGACAAGCGCCGGCTTACAGGCTGTGCGCCTCGAGTACGTCGAGTTCTTTAACAAGTTTTATGACGGCGGTGGGGAGAAATACGAACCGTTCGGACACGATCGAACCTACAGCGAGGACTAA
- the ahaH gene encoding ATP synthase archaeal subunit H translates to MPRPEVLERIQSAESDADEIVAEAEQDRDERIAEARERAEEIRTEADQEAQELKERRLEEAREEIDQECERVLEEGERERAELADRARDRVDEVTDHVVELFQEDVHAQT, encoded by the coding sequence ATGCCGAGGCCAGAGGTTCTCGAACGAATACAGTCGGCGGAGTCGGACGCCGATGAAATCGTCGCAGAGGCGGAACAGGACCGCGACGAGCGAATAGCCGAGGCCCGGGAACGAGCCGAGGAGATTCGCACGGAAGCGGACCAAGAGGCACAGGAACTCAAAGAGCGCCGCCTCGAGGAGGCGCGCGAAGAAATCGATCAGGAGTGCGAGCGCGTCCTCGAGGAGGGCGAGCGCGAGCGGGCGGAACTCGCCGACCGCGCGCGGGATCGGGTCGACGAAGTGACCGACCACGTCGTCGAACTGTTCCAGGAGGACGTCCATGCTCAGACCTGA
- a CDS encoding methyltransferase domain-containing protein, with amino-acid sequence MGILENKARARLFYKYLSKVYDQVNPFIWTEEMRADALELLDLEDDMTVLDVGCGTGFATEGLLEHVDEVYALDQSEHQLEQAYAKFGKRAPPVHFHRGDAERLPFATDTFDVVWSSGSIEYWPNPILALREFRRVLKPGGQVLVVGPNYPDNVLAQYLADSIMLFYDEYEADAMFKIAGFEDVKHAFMGPSYDPEVAITTIGRAPE; translated from the coding sequence ATGGGAATTCTCGAGAACAAAGCCCGGGCCCGGCTGTTCTACAAGTACCTCTCGAAGGTCTACGACCAGGTGAACCCCTTCATCTGGACCGAGGAGATGCGCGCGGACGCCCTCGAGTTGCTCGATCTCGAGGACGACATGACGGTACTCGACGTCGGCTGTGGCACCGGGTTCGCGACCGAAGGACTGCTCGAGCACGTCGACGAAGTCTACGCGCTCGACCAGAGCGAACACCAACTCGAGCAGGCCTACGCGAAGTTCGGCAAGCGGGCGCCGCCGGTCCACTTCCACCGCGGCGACGCCGAGCGACTTCCCTTCGCGACCGACACCTTCGACGTGGTCTGGTCGTCGGGCTCGATCGAGTACTGGCCGAACCCGATTCTCGCCCTGCGAGAGTTCCGTCGCGTCCTGAAACCCGGCGGCCAAGTGCTGGTCGTCGGCCCGAACTATCCCGACAACGTCCTCGCGCAGTATCTGGCCGATTCGATAATGCTGTTTTACGACGAGTACGAGGCCGACGCGATGTTCAAGATCGCGGGCTTCGAAGACGTAAAACACGCGTTCATGGGCCCCTCCTACGATCCAGAGGTTGCGATTACGACGATCGGGCGTGCGCCGGAGTAA
- a CDS encoding type IV pilin, translating into MTRRAPVRRWPSDRSVSPVVGTILLLAIAVCVAGVLLVGVSTWVPASSATTMAFELSADSDRSTIAIEHRVGGTVDVRELSITVIVDGAELSEQPPVPFVGATGYDGAPTGPFNAKADPQWSAGERASFTVAATNDPPLEMGDPVRVRLVIGGRVIADLEAIAR; encoded by the coding sequence GTGACCAGGCGAGCACCGGTTCGCAGATGGCCTTCCGATCGAAGCGTCAGTCCCGTCGTGGGAACGATTCTTCTGCTCGCCATCGCGGTCTGTGTCGCGGGCGTGCTTCTGGTCGGCGTCTCGACGTGGGTGCCCGCGTCATCGGCGACGACAATGGCATTCGAACTATCGGCCGATAGCGACCGATCGACGATTGCGATCGAACACCGGGTTGGCGGGACCGTCGACGTTCGGGAACTGTCGATCACGGTGATCGTCGACGGGGCGGAGCTATCCGAGCAGCCGCCGGTCCCGTTCGTCGGTGCAACCGGATACGACGGTGCGCCGACGGGGCCGTTCAACGCGAAGGCCGATCCGCAGTGGAGCGCTGGCGAACGAGCGTCGTTTACCGTCGCCGCGACGAACGATCCGCCGCTCGAGATGGGGGATCCGGTCCGGGTCAGGTTGGTTATCGGTGGCCGGGTGATCGCGGACCTAGAGGCGATTGCGAGATGA